One Rossellomorea aquimaris DNA window includes the following coding sequences:
- a CDS encoding alpha/beta hydrolase — MKHIFKQGKKDLPTFLLLHGTGGDERDLLPLAEMIEPDASVLSVKGNVDENGMARFFARLREGVFDEEDLVFRTKELYEFIDESANNYGFDRQNIVALGYSNGANIAASLMYHYKDALKGGILFHAMVPRRNVKLPDLSDALVFIGAGKRDPLIPMQETMELVKNLQDARAQVTEFWTEGGHELRREEVDAAKRWFEANFK; from the coding sequence TTGAAACATATATTTAAACAAGGAAAAAAAGACTTACCCACATTTCTGCTCCTACATGGAACAGGTGGAGATGAGCGTGACCTATTACCACTGGCTGAGATGATTGAACCCGATGCATCTGTATTAAGCGTAAAAGGAAATGTGGATGAAAATGGAATGGCCCGTTTTTTTGCACGCTTACGGGAAGGTGTTTTTGATGAAGAAGATTTAGTCTTCCGTACGAAGGAATTGTATGAGTTCATCGATGAGAGTGCTAATAACTACGGTTTCGATCGTCAAAATATTGTTGCGTTAGGATACTCCAATGGAGCGAATATCGCGGCTAGTTTAATGTATCATTACAAGGATGCATTAAAAGGTGGAATCCTGTTCCACGCTATGGTTCCTAGACGAAATGTCAAGCTTCCAGACTTAAGTGACGCACTTGTATTCATAGGTGCAGGAAAGCGAGATCCACTCATACCCATGCAAGAAACAATGGAACTCGTTAAAAATCTTCAAGACGCCCGAGCCCAGGTAACAGAGTTCTGGACAGAAGGTGGGCATGAGCTTCGTCGTGAGGAAGTAGATGCAGCAAAAAGATGGTTTGAAGCGAATTTTAAATAA
- a CDS encoding trifunctional transcriptional activator/DNA repair protein Ada/methylated-DNA--[protein]-cysteine S-methyltransferase has protein sequence MFSVELQREYYQALVEKRSEYEGIFYVGVKTTGVFCRPTCPARKPKYENCEFFGTAQQALLASFRPCKRCKPLSHPNSISDVVRMLVEAVEENPEKRWKDKDFQELSIDASTARRQFKRRFGMTFVEYARARRMGMAMKHIRSGSMVMDAQLTTGYESSSGFRDAFSKIMGTPPALSHQQHILKAAWIDTKLGPMIGISDEKALYLLEFVDRRGLEKEVERMRERTKAAIIPGSTEPLQSIEKELNAYFEGTLSGFQTNLKIIGTPFQQNVWSELQSIPYGQTRSYTEIAENISSPTAVRAVARANGCNQLAIIIPCHRVIRANGDLAGYAGGLNRKKWLIEHESKMKAEKK, from the coding sequence ATGTTTTCAGTCGAACTACAAAGGGAGTATTATCAGGCATTAGTGGAAAAAAGATCGGAATACGAAGGGATTTTTTATGTAGGGGTTAAAACGACAGGTGTGTTTTGTCGGCCGACATGTCCGGCTAGGAAACCTAAGTATGAGAACTGTGAATTTTTTGGAACAGCTCAACAAGCCCTTCTGGCATCGTTTCGACCTTGTAAAAGATGTAAGCCCTTATCCCACCCCAATAGCATCTCAGATGTTGTAAGGATGCTGGTAGAGGCTGTGGAAGAAAATCCTGAAAAACGTTGGAAGGATAAGGATTTTCAGGAGCTATCCATAGATGCATCTACTGCACGGCGTCAATTTAAGAGGAGGTTCGGTATGACCTTTGTAGAATATGCCAGAGCCCGAAGGATGGGGATGGCCATGAAGCACATCAGATCAGGGTCGATGGTGATGGATGCTCAACTTACAACCGGATATGAATCGAGCAGCGGATTCAGAGATGCTTTTTCGAAAATTATGGGAACGCCACCAGCTTTGTCTCATCAACAGCACATACTAAAAGCAGCGTGGATTGATACGAAACTTGGACCGATGATTGGAATTTCAGACGAAAAGGCTTTATACCTGCTGGAATTTGTTGACCGACGCGGTCTGGAGAAAGAAGTGGAGAGAATGAGGGAGAGAACAAAAGCAGCAATCATTCCCGGTTCTACAGAGCCACTTCAGTCCATTGAAAAGGAATTGAACGCGTATTTTGAGGGCACTTTATCAGGTTTCCAAACCAATTTAAAAATCATCGGAACACCTTTTCAACAGAACGTTTGGAGCGAATTGCAAAGTATACCTTATGGACAAACCAGATCCTACACTGAGATCGCTGAAAATATTTCCAGTCCAACAGCTGTTCGAGCAGTCGCAAGGGCCAATGGCTGTAATCAGCTTGCCATCATCATTCCTTGTCATCGGGTGATAAGGGCGAATGGAGATCTTGCCGGCTATGCAGGTGGTCTTAACCGGAAAAAATGGTTGATTGAACATGAAAGCAAGATGAAAGCAGAAAAGAAGTAA
- a CDS encoding DNA alkylation repair protein: protein MKYDEVMAALEEMGNEQTKNTYLRHGAHEPLYGVKIGDMKKLVKHVKKDQGLALSLYESGNFDAMYLAGLSVNPKKMNKGILQDWVNKADWYMLAEYTVANITAESDCAIELANEWIKSDNEMVATAGWSAYAGYISITPDQEINIEEIKQYLDHIEKTIHGERNRVRYVMNGFVISVGAHVAPLLDEAKRVAGKIGKVHVDVGDTACKVPVATSYIKKIEDKDRVGVKRKTCIC from the coding sequence ATGAAATATGATGAAGTAATGGCAGCACTTGAAGAGATGGGAAACGAACAGACCAAGAATACATATTTACGTCACGGCGCACATGAACCATTATACGGAGTGAAAATTGGGGATATGAAAAAACTGGTGAAACATGTGAAAAAAGATCAAGGTCTTGCACTAAGCTTGTACGAATCGGGAAATTTCGATGCCATGTACCTGGCAGGATTATCTGTAAATCCTAAAAAAATGAATAAAGGAATTTTACAGGATTGGGTCAATAAAGCAGATTGGTACATGTTGGCTGAATACACTGTCGCTAATATAACCGCTGAGAGCGACTGCGCTATTGAATTAGCGAACGAGTGGATCAAATCAGATAATGAAATGGTGGCAACGGCTGGCTGGAGTGCCTATGCTGGGTATATAAGTATAACCCCAGACCAAGAAATCAATATAGAAGAAATCAAACAGTATCTGGATCATATTGAAAAAACGATTCATGGAGAGAGAAATAGAGTACGTTACGTAATGAATGGTTTTGTCATTTCTGTTGGCGCACATGTAGCTCCTTTGTTAGATGAGGCAAAAAGGGTGGCGGGAAAAATTGGGAAAGTACATGTCGATGTCGGAGATACAGCATGTAAAGTACCGGTAGCTACAAGCTATATAAAGAAGATAGAAGATAAAGACAGGGTAGGTGTGAAAAGAAAGACATGCATTTGTTAA
- a CDS encoding YitT family protein yields MNVVKKGTILGIAASIQGLAMAMFLFPHFIPSGGAASVSVLLNYLLHVPFAITLWVLNAALLLAAVKWLGKENALWTMYCVTVTSIVVNFLNSYLIGTVSFVFVDLLIGSILFGIGIGILFRMGASSGGMDILALIISKLKGYTPGKTLFVINGSVLLLTGIVVDLKIILFALVCQFIGTRILDIICQLEYKRSLNRLGNQ; encoded by the coding sequence ATGAATGTAGTGAAAAAGGGTACTATTTTAGGTATAGCAGCAAGCATACAAGGATTGGCCATGGCTATGTTCTTGTTTCCCCATTTTATCCCTTCAGGTGGCGCTGCAAGTGTAAGTGTGCTATTAAACTATTTGTTGCATGTCCCGTTTGCCATTACGCTATGGGTGTTAAATGCTGCTCTGTTACTAGCTGCGGTTAAATGGTTAGGAAAAGAGAATGCACTTTGGACCATGTATTGTGTGACAGTCACCTCGATTGTAGTTAATTTCTTAAATTCTTATTTAATCGGAACTGTCTCATTTGTTTTCGTAGATTTATTGATTGGCAGCATCCTTTTTGGAATCGGAATAGGGATCCTGTTCAGAATGGGTGCATCCTCTGGAGGGATGGACATTTTAGCACTCATTATTTCAAAGCTGAAAGGGTACACCCCAGGGAAGACATTATTCGTCATTAATGGCAGTGTGTTACTACTAACAGGAATCGTAGTAGATTTAAAAATCATACTTTTTGCATTGGTCTGCCAATTCATAGGAACAAGAATCCTGGATATCATTTGTCAGCTGGAATACAAACGAAGCCTCAACCGCCTCGGAAATCAGTAA
- a CDS encoding MBL fold metallo-hydrolase: MIQSFKLNVQTMGQKMPVYIFRVDDVLIDTGPYSMKNEVRKIVKELPIQRVIHTHHHEDHTGNSSWIERFYSIPQWIHPLGVQKCSHSTKLPFYRAMFWHNRQAFHPLPLKEEVFKTDGHSFQIVHTPGHADDHIVLIDEEKGICFTGDLYLFHSPTSNFSFESVPELIRSIDRTLQYSFQEVYCSHQGYLKQGRMLLEKKLAYLQNLQEAVMKAHLEGKTAKEIRKHLLPRNKLFQYISLFENSPEHTVNSIIKEIS; the protein is encoded by the coding sequence TTGATACAATCATTTAAACTAAACGTTCAAACAATGGGTCAGAAAATGCCGGTTTACATTTTTCGAGTCGACGATGTCCTTATTGATACAGGACCTTACAGTATGAAAAACGAAGTACGGAAAATTGTAAAAGAGCTTCCTATCCAACGAGTGATACATACTCATCATCATGAGGATCACACGGGTAACAGTTCATGGATCGAAAGGTTTTACTCCATTCCTCAATGGATTCACCCGTTAGGGGTACAAAAGTGCTCTCACAGCACTAAACTGCCTTTTTACAGAGCCATGTTCTGGCATAACCGCCAGGCATTTCACCCTTTGCCACTTAAAGAAGAAGTATTTAAAACGGACGGGCATTCGTTTCAAATTGTTCATACTCCAGGACACGCTGATGATCATATCGTTCTCATTGATGAAGAAAAGGGCATTTGCTTTACAGGCGATTTGTACTTATTCCATTCTCCTACTTCTAATTTTTCATTTGAATCTGTACCTGAGCTTATTCGATCAATTGACAGAACCCTGCAGTACTCCTTTCAAGAAGTGTATTGTTCACATCAAGGATACTTGAAGCAAGGGAGAATGCTTTTAGAGAAGAAACTAGCCTATCTTCAGAACCTTCAAGAAGCCGTTATGAAAGCGCACCTGGAGGGAAAAACGGCTAAAGAAATTCGTAAACACCTGCTTCCCAGAAACAAACTTTTTCAATATATTTCACTTTTCGAAAACTCACCAGAACACACAGTCAATTCCATCATCAAAGAAATATCGTAA
- a CDS encoding TIGR04104 family putative zinc finger protein: protein MQKCDVCKNQFQWKELLFSIWRSYKPIECSQCGKKHTINFTSKFIVSFLIIVPAVVFGLLIAPQQGLSKPLTFGVIVILAMVISLFLPLFVKYEYKKR from the coding sequence TTGCAGAAGTGTGATGTATGTAAGAATCAGTTTCAATGGAAAGAGTTATTATTCTCTATTTGGAGGTCTTATAAACCTATTGAATGCAGTCAATGTGGTAAAAAACATACGATTAATTTCACCTCGAAATTTATTGTTTCTTTTCTCATCATTGTTCCAGCAGTTGTATTCGGATTATTGATTGCACCCCAACAGGGTTTATCAAAGCCGCTCACGTTTGGTGTAATCGTTATATTGGCTATGGTTATTTCACTATTTCTTCCGTTATTTGTGAAATATGAATATAAGAAAAGATAA